From the Paraflavitalea soli genome, the window TGCCTGCCTCTCCTCGGGCATTGACGCCAGACTTGCCATTATTTTTATCGATCTCCACTTTTCTAATACTCCATGTCCATACCTCCGGAAGCCGGGCTTGCCGCCACTTCTTTTTTGGGCCTGTCAGCAACTACACATTCCGTAGTAAGTAACAGCGCAGCGATAGAGGCCGCGTTTTCTATGGCTATCCGGGATACTTTAGTGGGATCAATGACGCCAGCCTGCAGCAGCCGTTCATAAGTACCTGTCCGGGCATTGAAGCCAAAGTCTTTCTCCCCTTCTTTTACTTTTTGCACTACAATGCTGCCTTCCTGCCCGCTGTTTTGTACTATCTGGCGCAACGGTTCTTCCAGTGCTCTTTTTATGATCCCCACGCCTGTTTGCTCATCCTCATTAGTAACTTTCAGGGAATTGAGCGATGTTATTGCACGTATATAGGCTGTACCACCGCCCGCCACAATGCCTTCCTGGATAGCAGCCCGGGTTGCGTGCAGCGCATCGTCAACCCGGTCTTTTTTCTCCTTCATTTCTACTTCAGTGGCCGCGCCGATGTAGAGTACGGCCACTCCCCCCGTGAGTTTAGCCAATCGTTCCTGTAGTTTCTCTTTATCGTAATCCGACGTGGTGTTTGCTACCTGCCCTTTGATCTGTGTGATCCGCGCCTGGATGGCCTGCTTGTCTCCTTTACCACCTACGATCACCGTATTGTCTTTATCCACCGTGATCGATTCCGCAGAGCCGAGCAGGTTGAGATCAGCAGCGTCGAGCTTATACCCCTGTTCTTCACTTATAACCGTACCGCCTGTAAGGATCGCAATATCCTGCAATAACTCTTTCCGGCGATCGCCGAAGCCAGGCGCTTTCACCGCAGCAACTTTCAATGTGCCGCGTACCTTGTTCACGACCAATGTGGCCAATGCTTCACCTTCCAGGTCTTCAGCCACAATAAGCAATGGGCGGCCAGTTTGTGCTGTTTTTTCCAACACAGGAAGCAGGTCTTTCATCGAAGATACTTTCCGGTCACATAACAGGAGGTAGGGATTATCCAGCACAGCCTGCATTTTTGCCGTATCAGTTACAAAGTAGGGTGAAATATATCCGCGGTCAAACTGCATCCCTTCAACTACTTCCACGGTGGTATCCGTACCTTTAGCTTCCTCCACAGTTATAACTCCTTCATTGCCAACCTTGCCAAACGCTTCCGCAATCAGCCCGCCGATCGTTTCATCGTTGTTGGCAGAAATCGTTGCTACCTGCCGGATCCTTGCATCATCATTACCAATGGTATGAGACTGCCCGCGCAGGTTTTCCACTACGGCTATTACAGCCTTGTCGATACCCCTTTTCAGATCCATGGGATTGGCGCCTGCCGCCACATTTTTGAGTCCTTCTGCAATGATCGATTGTGCCAATACGGTAGCTGTAGTTGTTCCATCCCCGGCAATGTCAGCCGTTTTGGACGCCACTTCTTTTACCATTTGTGCCCCCATGTTTTCGATGGGATCTTCCAATTCGATCTCTTTTGCCACACTAACACCGTCTTTGGTGACAGCTGGTGCCCCGAATTTCTTCCCGATGACTACGTTGCGGCCTTTGGGACCTAATGTTACTTTTACCGCATTTGCCAAAATGTCAACGCCATTTTTCATTTTATTACGGGCGTTGAGGTCAAAAAAAAGTTGTTTTGCCATAAACTTTAATTTAATTTTTTTACCGATTACACGATCGCAAGAATGTCACTTTCCCGCATGATCAGCAATTCTTCGTTCTCATAGCGGAATTCTGTTCCGGCATATTTACCGAATAGCACAAGGTCACCTGCTTTCACGGTAACCGGCTCATCTTTTTTACCCGGGCCGGCAGCAAGTACGACGCCTGTAAGCGGTTTTTCTTTTGCCGTGTCGGGGATGATAATTCCCCCTGTTGTTTTCTCTGCTGCTTTAGCAGGTTTAATGATCACGCGGTCGTGTAATGGAACTGCCTTTAAATTGTTTGCCATGATTGATGATTTTGAATTGTTTAAACAAAGCCATGCATGTTGGCCAATTTAGCGGCTGGTGTAGCCTATAATGGCGCCCTCAACCTGTGTGCCAATCGAAAGTTTCAGCGTTCTTTCTAAAAAAATGACAGCGGGAGAGAAATTTTGACAGCTGAAGCGCGTAAGCAATTTGTCATTTTTTCACAGGCCTGCGCCTGGCAGCCGGTTGTTGTTCCACGGTATACAGGTTATGGCAATTTGATATTGGCCTGGTTGAAGACCTCTTTACTGATAACCCGGCAATTATAGGCCAACTCATCGAGCGTGCAGCTGATTATTTGCAAATTGACGGGAAGCCCTTTGACTGTCTCCATCAGCTCCAGCGACAGAAAATTGTGTTCGTTAACATCCGGACTACCTTTCAACTGATGGAATATTTTTGCCGCTGCCTCACTGTCATTACCAATGTCGAAACGGCCGTAGCTTTGCAGCCCCTCCTGTGTTTTTACGTTGAACTGTATATAAAAGGTGCTTTCCATACAGGTAATGTTTTAATCCATAAAATGGCGGTTTCAAGTTTAGTGCCGGAAAAGGGAAGCAGAAAAAATGTCGCATACATTTGGTGAAAAAAAATGCACTCCTTAATTTAGCTCCGCCTTTTTTTGCGAAAGTAGCTTTACCATTATTAATGAATACTTAAATTCTATTTATTAATTTTATGTTAGCGCTTCATTCTAAACCAAAGCGAATGCAGGGCCGCCATATAGGCTCATTGCTTGTTCCGGCCATCCTCTTTTCCCTTTCTTCCTTCATCCCGCCATCGCGCGGCAAGACATCTCAGAGTAATCCATCGACATTTACAGCACGGCTGATCAACCTGGAGGCAACTGCCAAAGAGACCTTCCGGTTCAACGCCTCCCTGCACAATTCCACCCCACGCGCCATCATCTACACCTTCCGCGCCGATATGCCTGCCGGGTGGAACCTGGCTTTCCGCGTTGACGGCATGCAGGTAACTTCTTTCAAGGCCGATTCGAACCGTACGCAGGACATTACCATCGAATTGACACCGACCCCTGATGCGAAGCCGGGAACGTATCCAATCCCGGTAACGGCAACTGGCGAATCCGATACCCTGTCCCTGAAGCTCGAAGCCGTAGTAAAAGGATCTTATGGCATGGAGTTAACTACTCCCACCGGCCTGCTCAGCGGCGAGATCACCGAGGGAAAACGCGAATCTATCCATCTCACGCTCAGGAACACCGGTACACTGCCACTGGAAGGGCTGGAACTTGCTGCGCAGGCCCCTGCCAAATGGGACGCCCTGTTTGAACCTGCCAAAGTAGAAAGACTGGAGCCCGGCAAAAGCATCGATGTGGTTGCCAACCTGAAGGTCCCGGAGAAAACCATTGCCGGTGATTATGTGACTACTTTCTCCGCCCGCAATAACAATACCAATGCTACCGCCCTGTTCCGCACCACCGTCACCACCTCGTGGCTGGCCGGATGGATGGGCGTACTCGTTATCCTGGCAGCCGTTGCAGTTATTTACACATTGATCAGAAAATACGGAAGAAGATAACTTACCTCAACTTATGGAACAACCTATCATTGAACTGGCAGGATTGACAAAACGCTACGGTTCATTGAAGGCTGTCGATCAGCTCGACCTGCAGATCAGGCCGGGCGAGATCTATGGCCTGCTTGGACCTAACGGGGCCGGAAAGACTACCACCATCCTGATGATGCTGGGACTTACAGAACCTACCTCAGGTGTTGCCAAAGTATGTGGTATCAATGCCACTACCCATCCGATAGCTGTGAAACGAAAAGTTGGTTACATGCCCGACAATGTGGGCTTTTACGACAGCATGACCGCTATCGACAACCTTCTTTATATCGCCCGCCTTAGCGGCGTACCAGAGAGTGAGGTAAAGGACCGCGCCCGCGATATGATGGAACTCGTAGGATTGGGTGATGCCATGTACAGGAAGGCCGGAGCCTATTCCCGTGGCATGAAGCAAAGGCTTGGCCTCGCTGATGTACTGATCAGGCAGCCGGCCGTCATTATCCTCGACGAGCCAACCCTGGGCATCGATCCCAGCGGGGTAAAGGATTTCCTTGGGCTTATCAGGCAACTTAGCCGTGAGCAGGGAATTACCGTTCTGTTGTCTTCTCACCATCTCTACCAGGTGCAGCAGGTCTGTGATCGCGTGGGCATCTTTGTAGGCGGCAGATTACTGGCAGACGGCGATGTGGAAACGCTCTCGCGACAGCTGTTTTCAGCTGACCACTTTGTTACCCGTATCACCCTGGCAGCAGCGCCGCCGCCTCATTCGGACCTGTTACCTGCCCTGCAGGCTATGGCGGGCGTACAAAATGTTACAATCGACGGCCTTACCATCCAGGTAAGCTCCTCTCGGAATATGACGCCAGACCTTGTACGCTTTTTTGTAGGTAAAGAAATCGATATCATGGGCGTCCATAAAAAGGAATATGGCCTCGAAGAGATCTATCAACGTTATTTTGAAAATAATATAACCGATTATGAAAAGGATGGCAAATCCAGCGGTTTATTTCAACGGACTTTTTTCCGGAAGGTTAAAAAATAGCAGCTGGTTCAAAACTATGGTTAATCCTGCCCGCAGGCAGCCTGGTGCCCTTGGCATTATGGTGCGTAAGGAGGTGGCAGA encodes:
- a CDS encoding ABC transporter ATP-binding protein, translated to MEQPIIELAGLTKRYGSLKAVDQLDLQIRPGEIYGLLGPNGAGKTTTILMMLGLTEPTSGVAKVCGINATTHPIAVKRKVGYMPDNVGFYDSMTAIDNLLYIARLSGVPESEVKDRARDMMELVGLGDAMYRKAGAYSRGMKQRLGLADVLIRQPAVIILDEPTLGIDPSGVKDFLGLIRQLSREQGITVLLSSHHLYQVQQVCDRVGIFVGGRLLADGDVETLSRQLFSADHFVTRITLAAAPPPHSDLLPALQAMAGVQNVTIDGLTIQVSSSRNMTPDLVRFFVGKEIDIMGVHKKEYGLEEIYQRYFENNITDYEKDGKSSGLFQRTFFRKVKK
- the groL gene encoding chaperonin GroEL (60 kDa chaperone family; promotes refolding of misfolded polypeptides especially under stressful conditions; forms two stacked rings of heptamers to form a barrel-shaped 14mer; ends can be capped by GroES; misfolded proteins enter the barrel where they are refolded when GroES binds), whose translation is MAKQLFFDLNARNKMKNGVDILANAVKVTLGPKGRNVVIGKKFGAPAVTKDGVSVAKEIELEDPIENMGAQMVKEVASKTADIAGDGTTTATVLAQSIIAEGLKNVAAGANPMDLKRGIDKAVIAVVENLRGQSHTIGNDDARIRQVATISANNDETIGGLIAEAFGKVGNEGVITVEEAKGTDTTVEVVEGMQFDRGYISPYFVTDTAKMQAVLDNPYLLLCDRKVSSMKDLLPVLEKTAQTGRPLLIVAEDLEGEALATLVVNKVRGTLKVAAVKAPGFGDRRKELLQDIAILTGGTVISEEQGYKLDAADLNLLGSAESITVDKDNTVIVGGKGDKQAIQARITQIKGQVANTTSDYDKEKLQERLAKLTGGVAVLYIGAATEVEMKEKKDRVDDALHATRAAIQEGIVAGGGTAYIRAITSLNSLKVTNEDEQTGVGIIKRALEEPLRQIVQNSGQEGSIVVQKVKEGEKDFGFNARTGTYERLLQAGVIDPTKVSRIAIENAASIAALLLTTECVVADRPKKEVAASPASGGMDMEY
- a CDS encoding co-chaperone GroES, with product MANNLKAVPLHDRVIIKPAKAAEKTTGGIIIPDTAKEKPLTGVVLAAGPGKKDEPVTVKAGDLVLFGKYAGTEFRYENEELLIMRESDILAIV
- a CDS encoding COG1470 family protein, whose amino-acid sequence is MQGRHIGSLLVPAILFSLSSFIPPSRGKTSQSNPSTFTARLINLEATAKETFRFNASLHNSTPRAIIYTFRADMPAGWNLAFRVDGMQVTSFKADSNRTQDITIELTPTPDAKPGTYPIPVTATGESDTLSLKLEAVVKGSYGMELTTPTGLLSGEITEGKRESIHLTLRNTGTLPLEGLELAAQAPAKWDALFEPAKVERLEPGKSIDVVANLKVPEKTIAGDYVTTFSARNNNTNATALFRTTVTTSWLAGWMGVLVILAAVAVIYTLIRKYGRR